A segment of the Acidobacteriota bacterium genome:
AGCCGCCGACGGGAACTCGTCGCGGCCGGGCGAGAACGTCGTGACGTGCAGCTCCGACGACCAGCTTCGCCCGTCGTGGACGCGCGCCCAGAGATCGAAGTTGTGCGCGCCGGTCGCGTCCGTCCGCCACACGATCCACGCGCGCCCGTCGCCGTCGAGGAAGACCGACGGATAGTTCTGCGTCTGCTTCCAGTGCCAGTAGGGCTCCTCGACGTCGCGCAGGGACTTGTCCGTCATCCCGAAGCTGACCTGCCCCGGCAGGGCGGCCGGCGCGGTGCCGGGGGGCGCGGAGAAGGAGCCGTCCCTGTAAACCCTCACGAACGCGTCGCCCGAGTGGCGGTCCGCGCGGAACGCGTCTGCCGAGTGGCCTCTAATCGAGTTCCACGCGATCCAGAGCGCGCCGTCCTTGCCGCACGCGAGAGACGGCGAGTCGTCGATTGCCGCGTCGGACGTGACGGCGATCGGCACGCCGAGGCTCGGCGCGCCGGAACCGGCGGAACGCGCCCGCGCGAGGAAGACGTCGTAGTTGCCGGTGTGCGTCGAGTCCCACGCCAGCCAGACGCCTCCGTCCGGCGGCGCCGCGAGAGCCGGGCGGCGGTCGGTGCCGGAACTGGAGACACGAACCGGCGCGCTCCATCCCGACCCGTTCTCCGCGACGAGCGAGATCGCGAACCCGCCGCGTTTGAACTCCTCCCACGCTACCCAAATGCGACGCGAGAAGTCGCGTGCGACGACCGGGTGCAAAGCGTCTCTTCCTTCACGAGAAATCCTTCTTTCCGGTCCCCACGCGCCGCCCGCGAGGGTGCGCGAGTAGACCGCCCACCCGCCCTTCCTCTTGCCGTGCCAGAAGGCGCGCAGGCGGTTCTTCCCGTCGAGGACGAGTTTCGCGCCAGTCTCGAGGCCGTCGCCCGCGTCGACGCGCGACTCGTCCGACCACACGCCACCCTTCCGCCGCCGGACGACGACGCGGTCGTTCCCGCCCTCCGTTGTCGTGAACGCGCACCAGAGGTCGCCCGCCGCGTCGAAGGCCACGGACGGGTACTTGTCGAATCGCCCCGGCTTCGAGAGCGTCTCGACGGCCTCGAGGGCGCCGGGGGCTGCGGGGGCCGGCGGCGCGAGACACACGGCGGCGAAGAGGCAGAACGCGGCGAGCGGCGATTTCATGATCGGGAAGTCTAGGCGACGCGGAGGTCAGGAGCCGGCGGCCGCGCGCCACGGCATGAGAAACTGACCGGAACGCTCGCATGCATGACCGACCGATGAAGCTCGTGGCCGGACTCTCCCTGACTCTCTTCCTTCTTTCCCTCTGCGCGGAGTCGTCGCATGCGACTCCCGCCAACCAGGACCCGAAAGCTGCCGTGGCCCGCATCGACGGCACGGTCATCACGGACGCCGACCTCGCGGCCGAGGTCAAGGGCCCGCTGGCGGCCGCGGAAGCGCGGTTCGCGGAAGAGGTCTGGGGAATGAAGCGGCGGGCGCTCGACGCGCTCGTCGAGCAGCGCCTCCTCGACGCGAGGGCGAAGAAGGAAGGCCTCACGACGGACGCCCTCGTCGCACGCGAGATCACGAGCAAGGTCGGAGACCCCGACGAGGCCCAGCTGCAATCGGTCTACGACCAGACGAAGGCCTCCGGCCGGCAGCTGCCGCCGTTCCCCGAGGTCAAGGCCGAGATCGCCCGATACCTCAGAGGCGAGCAGACGCAGCAGGTCCGGCAGGCGTACGTGGCCCGCCTGAAGGCCGAGGCGAAGGTCCAGATCACGTTCCCGCCGTACCTCCCGAACCGCGTGGACGTCAAGGCCGAGGGCCCGTCGAAGGGGAGCCCGGATGCCCCGGTCACGATCGTCGAGTTCTCGGACTACGAGTGCTCGTACTGCGCCGGCGCAGAGGCCACGGTGAAGCGCGTCCTCGAGGCGTACCCGGGCAAGGTTCGCCTCGTGTACCGGGACCTTCCGCTCTCCATCCATTCGAACGCGCCGAAGGCCGCCGAGGCGGCCCACTGCGCGGGCGAGCAGCAGCGCTATTGGGACATGCACGACGTCCTGTTTGCGAACCAGCAGGCACTGAAGGTCGACGACCTGAAGGCCCACGCCAAGAAGCTCGGCCTCGACGCCCCGAAGTTCGACGCGTGCCTCGACTCCGGCCGGATGGCGGCCAAGGTGGACGCGGACCGCAAGGCCGGCGAGGCCCTCGGCCTGAACGGCACGCCGACGTTCTTCATCGACGGCCGTCCCTACGTCGGGTCGAGACCGTTCGAGACGTTCCAGGAAGTCATCGACCACACGCTCTCGAACAAGCGCTGACCGAAGGCGACAGTCGAGGCTCAGCGAGCGGCGTGGGAGTCGATGCTCAAGTCCTCGCGGCCGGGAGCGTGAGGCCTCCGCCCGTGCTCTTGCCCCCTTCGCGCCCGCCATCCCCAGGCGAGGAACGCGATCTCCACGGCCGCGACGAGGGCCATCGACTGCAGCAGGCTGGAGCTGCCGAAGCCGTAGGAGTGGAGGCCCGAGGCGAGGACGAAGTTCACGCCGAGGTACGTCATGAGGATCGTCCAGAAGGCCGCGATCGAGCAGACGGCGACGCCGAATTCGCGGATCTGCTCGTCGAAGCGCGCGTGCAGGATCGCCATGTACGCGAGGAACGCGACGAGCGACCAGACTTCCTTCGGGTCCCAGCCCCAGTAACGGCCCCACGACGAGGCGGCCCAGATCGAGCCGGTCAGGATGCCGGCGATGAGCAGGATCGAGCCGACGTGGATGTACCAGTAGAGGAGCTCGCTCCAGCGCGCCGAAAGGTCGCGCCGCTTCGGCGCGAAGATCTCGACGCCGACGACGAGATGCGCGAGCCCGGTCGCCATCGCGAGGACCGAGTAGCTCACGACGATGATCGGGACGTGGATCGCGAGCCACGGCGTGCCGGAGAGGACCGGCATCATCGGATGGATGAAGGGGTCCATCGGCAGGAGGTCGACGAGCAGCATCGCGAGCGCGCCCATGCCGGCGGCGTTCGAGAGGAGCAGCCGCTGCCTCAGCAGGACGGCGACGACGCCGAACAGGCCGACGCCCCAGCCGAGAAAGAGCATCGACTCGTACATGTTCGAGGCCGGAACGCGGCCGGCGATCTGCCAGCGCAGCGCGATCCCCCACGTCATCGCGGCGAAGCCCGCGACGAGGAGGGCGGCGGCGATCGGTCGCAGGCGGACGCGGCGGTCGCCGACGGAGAGCCCCGCGGCGATCGCGGCGGGCAGCAGCAGGAGCCACGCGATGCGGCCCGGCCGCACTTTGTTGTACGTGATCTCGCGCGCGATCGCCTTCGCGTCTGGGTAGTGGGACGGGGCGCCGGAGGCGCGCACGCGGTCGGGGACCGACGCGAGCTCGGGGGCCGACCGCAGGCCCTTCGCGGACCGCCACGCGCCCTTCGCGTCCGGGGACGGGAACGGGTGGATCGCGTCGCCCTGGAAGTACCCATAGAGGGTTTCCAGGCGCCCTTCCAGCTTCAGAACGTCCTTGTCGAGGTTCGAGGGCTTCCTGCCCTCGTGCTCGTGCTCGGCCTCGTGCGCGGCGGCGCTCGCCTGGCGGAACGCCTGCGAGGCGAGGAGCTGCGCGAAGCTCGCGTAGCGCGTGCCGGGGGGAAGGCCGGCGGCCTGAGCCAACGCGGCGCCACCGACCTTCACGATCGGCGCGCTCTGCCAGCCCTGCGCGTCGAACGCCCAGCCCGCGGCCATTGCGACGTGGTCGACGCCAGGCCAGGAGGACATCCCGGTGACCTTGCGGATCGCTTCGCGCGCCTGCGTGTCGAACGGCATCGTCCGGCCGTCGTGCTGGACCGGCAGGACGCGCAGCTTTTCGACGGTTGCGGCGTCGGGCACCTCGAGGGCGCGCGCGGGCGCGGCGAGCGCGAACGCGGCCGCGAGGAGGCCGATCGTGAGCGGGACGGGAGCGCGCGTCGCCGCGGCCATCCGGAACTGGATGAGGCGTGTCGCGAAGACGACGATCATGCCCGCGACGAGGAGGTAATAGCCGACGAAGACGATCGGCTGCCCCGGGTCGCGCGAGACGGAGAGGATGGTCGCGCGGCGCCCCTCCTCGATGCGGTAGCTGCTCTGGAAGAAGCTGTAGCCGCCGTACGAGAGCGGCTTGTTCATCTCGATGATTCCGGGGGTTTGCGCCGAGCCGGCGACGATGCGCACGCGGCTGCGGTACTGCATGGGCATGCCCGTGCCCGGGTACGTGTCCAGCTCGAACGCGTCGAGGCGGATCGCGAAGGGGAGCGTGATCGGCGGGACCTGCTGCCCGGCCTTTTCGCGCAGGATCGAGTTCGACTGCTCGCCCTCCCAGATCGGCATCTGGCCCTCGGTCTTCGCGACGAGCGTCACGAGGGCGCCGGCGAGGATGAGGAGCATCGAGAGGTGCGTGATCGCGAACCCGATCCGCCAGCGGTTCGTCGGCCAGCGGTCGACGAGCGCGCAGACGACGTTGACCGCAAAGAGCATGAGCAGCGCGTAGAGCCACGAGGCCTCGTAGACGGCCTTTGCGGCCTCGGTTCCGCGCATGGACTCCAGGATCGTGCCGGCCGACAGGACGACGCCGATCAGGAGCACGAGGACGACGGTCAGCTTGAGCGAGGCGAGGTTCGAGAGGAGCTTCTTCATCGGGCCTCCAGCAACGGGCGGTCGGGCGGGAGGCCGACGCCGCGAGAGGCCCGACGATAACGGGTCTCAGTCCCGCGGGTCACCGATGCAGCCGCATCAGGACACGAGGCGTCGCGTGCGCGCCTCGGCGGTGGGCAAGTCCGTCAGGCCTTGAGGACACGTGCGCCGGCCAGCGCGAGCGCTCCACCGAGGGCGATCAGGGAGAGGGTCGAAAGAGCCGGGGCCGGCGCGGGCGGATCGATCGGCGGGACGCTGCCCGCGAGCGCGAGATACACGTCGTCCACGTATGCCGTGGCCTTCAGACCCTGAACGCCGACGGTGCCGAATCCGACGAGGATGCTCCGGCAGTTCGCGGGAGCCGGAAAGAGAAAGGCCTTGACGCTTCCCCAGACGTTCGTCGCTCCCGGCACGATCCCAAGCGCGTAGCCCCCGACGACCGAGCCCGTGCAGCCCGCCCCGCTGTATCCCGAGAGCGTCTCGTAGAGGCCCGTCGTGCGAGCGGGATCCGGAAAGAAGATCGAATACCCCCACTCGTAGGTCTGCCCTCCGGTGACGTTGACGCAGACCGAATACACGCCGCTCGCCGGCGAGTCGAAGGCGAGCAGCGCCGAGCCGGAACCGGAGCGTTTGCTGAAACCCGGCGCGAACGTCATCGAAAAGCCGCCCGAAATGCCGCCTGCGCTCCACGCGCCGACGCCTTGACTGAAGGCGGGATCCGGAATCAGATTCTGGCTCCGCGCCGTGCCGGCGAATGCGACGGCAACGGCGGCGGCGAGCGCCGCGCAGAGACCTTGACGCGTCACCCGGCCGCCGACCGGTACGCCCCGGCGAGCGCGAGCGCGCCCGCGAGGACGAGGAGGGAGAGCGTCGAAAGAGCCGGGGCGGGCGCGGGCGGGTCGATCGGCGGGACGGTGCCGGTGGCCCCGACGTAGACGTCGTCGAGCTGCGCGGTGATCTTCGCGCCGCCGAGGCCGACGGCGCCAAAGCCGATGCGGACGCTCTGGCAGGTTGCGGGAGCGACGAACCGGGCGGCGAACGTGTCGAGCCAGACGTTCACGTTGGCAGCTCCGGGGGACAGCGGCAGGAAATAGCCGCCGAGACTCGTTCCCGTGCATCCGGGCCCGGTGAACCTGTCAAACAGCTCGTTGAGCCCGATCAGCCTCGCGGCGTCCGGGTAGCGGATCGAGTAGCCCCAGTCGTACTGCTGGCCGGGGACGACGTTCACGCACGTGACGTAACTGCCGAAGGCGGGGGAGTCGAAGGACAGAAGGGCGCTCCCGGAGCCCGGGCGCCGGCTGACGCCCGCGTTGAACGTCATCGTGAAACTGCCCGTGACGCCGAGGCTGCTCCACGCGCCGACTCCCTGCGTGAACGCGGGATCCGAGACGAGGTTCTGGGCGCGCAGCGGCGCCGCGAAGACGAGCGCGAAGACGGCGGCGAGACACAAACGCATTCGCAAGAGGCCGCTCCTCCTGAGGGAAACCTATCACCGGCGAGGAGCGCCGGGCGGCGTCAGTACGCGAGCGTCTTGCGGGCAGCCGCCAGCACGCGCGCGGTGTCGGGCAGGATCGCGCGCTCGAGGATGCGGTTGAAGCCGACGGGCGTGAACGTGGAGCCCACGCGGTCGACGGGCGCGTCGAGGTGCTCGAAGAGCTCGGACGCGATGCGCGCGGCGATCTCGCCGCCGAAGCCGCCGTGGACCTTGTCCTCGTGGACGACGAGGACGCGCGACGTCTTCCGCACGCTCGCGGCGATCGCCTCGAAGTCGAGCGGGACGAGCGAGCGCAGGTCGAGGACCTCGACCTCCTTGCCCTCCTTCGCGAGCGCGGCGGCCGCGTCGAGCGCGAAGTGGACGGGCGTCCCGAACGCGACGATCGTGAGGTCCTTCCCCGTGCGGCGGAGGCGCGCCTTGCCGAACGGCACGGCGAAGTCGACAGGTACGTGCGTCCGCGCCTCGCGCGCGTTGTAGAGGTACTTCGGCTCGAGGTAGACCGTGATCCCGCGCGAGCGGATCGCGGTGCGGAGGAGTCCCGCCGCGTCGTCCGCAAAGGCGGGGACGACGACGCGGATTCCGGGAAGCGTCGTGAGCCAGCCTTCGATGTTCTGCGAGTGGTAGAGGCCGCCGCCGATGTACCCGCCCGACGCGATGCGCACGGTGACGTTCGGGACGAACTGGCCGTTCGTGCGCCAGTACTCGTGCGACATCTCGACCATCTGCTCGGCCGCGGGCCAGAAGTAGTCCGCGAACTCGGCGCCCTCGACGACGACGCGGATCTTGTCGGAGAAGCGCGAGAAGCCGTCGGCCGTCCCGAGGATGAAGTCCTCGGCGATCGGGCCGTTGAAGACCCTCTTCGCCCCGAACTCCTGCTGCATGCCCTTCGTGACGTTGAAGATGCCGCCCTTTTCCTTGTACGCGACGTCCTGCCCCCAGATGTACGTGTCCGGGTTCTCGCGGAACATCTCCTTGAGGGTGAGGTTCAGCGACTGGATGAGCGTGAGCTCGGGCGCCGCGGCGCCGTCCACCGCCTCCGGCGTGCGGGCCACGGACGCGAGACCGTCGCCCGCGGGGACCCACGGCTCGGGTGAGACGAAATCGAAGATGGACGCGGGGTCAGGGTCCGGCGCCTTGCGGCAGCGGTCGGCGGCGTCGTCGTAGAGGCGGACGTTGGAGGCCTCGATCTCGGCGATCTCGTCCTCGGTGAACGCGCCGCCTTCGACGAGCGTCCGGCGGAGGCGCGGCAGCGGGTCGAGAGCCTTCGCGGCGGCCAGCTCCTCGGGCGTGCGGTAGAGCTCGTGGCGGTCGGAGTTCGAGTGCGAGTTGATGCGCACGCAATCGGCGTGGACGAGCGCGCAGCCAGCGCCGGACTTCACGTAGGCCACGGCCTCGCGCATCGCGCGCAGTGAGTCGAAGAGATCCTTGCCGTCGCAGTGGACGATCTTCACGTTCAGAAAGCCCGCGAAGTTGTCGGACGCGTACAGGTTCGCCGTCTGGTCGCTCTTCGGGACGGAGATCCCGTAGCCGTTGTCCTGCACGACGAAGACGACGGGCAGCTTCTCGCGCGAGGCCCCGTTGACGGCCTCGTAGAAGTAGCCCTCGGACGTCGAGGACTCGCCCTGCGAGCAGTAGACGACCGAGTCGGCGCCATACGTCTTGATCGCCCTTCCGAGCCCGGTCGCGTGCTGAGCGTGGTTCGAGACGCAGGACGAGACGTTCTGGACGTGGATCGCGGGCTTCGCGAAGTGGTTCGACATGTGGCGCCCGCCGGAGGCGACGTCCGCGCGCTTGGACATGCCGTTCAGGAGGATCTCGTCCGCGCTGAGCCCGGCCGCGACGCACGTCGTGAGGTCGCGGTAATAGGGAAAGAGATAGTCGACATTCGGGCGGAAGGTGACGCCGAGCGCGACCTGGATGCCGTCGTGGCCGGCGGAGGGCGCGTGATACGACCAGCCGAGGCCCTGCTTCAGGTAGTTCGGAGCCTTGTCGTCGAGGATGCGCGCGAGATGCATGAGCGCATACCACCTCCTGAGCTCGTCGCGCGTCGGCGCCACGGCCGCGAGAGCGGCGGCGGCGGGCAACGCCACGGGCGCGGAGAGGACACCGGGTTCAGTCATCTTTCCCACTCCTCGGGTAGGGGGATTACGAGAAGAAGTCTCATCTTACCGCTTCGGTTAGAATCCGCCTCCCGCCGTCCGGAGACTCCTCGCGGAGCTTGCGCGTGCGGGTAGGAGTTCCCCCGTGTCTCAGACCCTGATTGCCGCTCACCCCACCGACGGAGCCGAGTCGGCGGACAAGAAGACTTTCGAAGCCGCCATGGCCGCCGACGACGCGAAGCCCCGCAAGAAGCTCGTCGAGGGCCAGGTCGTGAACGGCACGATCGCCGGCATCACGCCCGACGTCGTCCTCGTCTCGATCGGCGGGAAATCCGAAGCGATCATGGATCTCAAGGAGCTCGACGGCGAGAAGGTCGGCGACCGCATCGAGGCCGTCGTGATCAAGGCCTCGCCGGACGTCCGGATCAGCCGCAAGCTGGCGATCGGGCACAAGACGAAGGCCGAGCTCCGGGCCGCCGCCGAGGCGAAGATCCCCGTGGCCGGCAAGGTCTCCGCCCGCAACAAGGGCGGGTTCGACGTCCTGATCGGCGGGGCGCACGGCCTCCGCGCGTTCTGCCCGGTCTCGCAGATCGACCTCGGCCGCCACGACGAGCCCGGCCTCGCCGAGTTCGTCGGCAAGAACTTCGACTTCCGGGTCATCGAGTACTCCGAGGACGGCCGCCGCG
Coding sequences within it:
- a CDS encoding 2-oxoisovalerate dehydrogenase, with the translated sequence MTEPGVLSAPVALPAAAALAAVAPTRDELRRWYALMHLARILDDKAPNYLKQGLGWSYHAPSAGHDGIQVALGVTFRPNVDYLFPYYRDLTTCVAAGLSADEILLNGMSKRADVASGGRHMSNHFAKPAIHVQNVSSCVSNHAQHATGLGRAIKTYGADSVVYCSQGESSTSEGYFYEAVNGASREKLPVVFVVQDNGYGISVPKSDQTANLYASDNFAGFLNVKIVHCDGKDLFDSLRAMREAVAYVKSGAGCALVHADCVRINSHSNSDRHELYRTPEELAAAKALDPLPRLRRTLVEGGAFTEDEIAEIEASNVRLYDDAADRCRKAPDPDPASIFDFVSPEPWVPAGDGLASVARTPEAVDGAAAPELTLIQSLNLTLKEMFRENPDTYIWGQDVAYKEKGGIFNVTKGMQQEFGAKRVFNGPIAEDFILGTADGFSRFSDKIRVVVEGAEFADYFWPAAEQMVEMSHEYWRTNGQFVPNVTVRIASGGYIGGGLYHSQNIEGWLTTLPGIRVVVPAFADDAAGLLRTAIRSRGITVYLEPKYLYNAREARTHVPVDFAVPFGKARLRRTGKDLTIVAFGTPVHFALDAAAALAKEGKEVEVLDLRSLVPLDFEAIAASVRKTSRVLVVHEDKVHGGFGGEIAARIASELFEHLDAPVDRVGSTFTPVGFNRILERAILPDTARVLAAARKTLAY
- a CDS encoding thioredoxin domain-containing protein; translation: MHDRPMKLVAGLSLTLFLLSLCAESSHATPANQDPKAAVARIDGTVITDADLAAEVKGPLAAAEARFAEEVWGMKRRALDALVEQRLLDARAKKEGLTTDALVAREITSKVGDPDEAQLQSVYDQTKASGRQLPPFPEVKAEIARYLRGEQTQQVRQAYVARLKAEAKVQITFPPYLPNRVDVKAEGPSKGSPDAPVTIVEFSDYECSYCAGAEATVKRVLEAYPGKVRLVYRDLPLSIHSNAPKAAEAAHCAGEQQRYWDMHDVLFANQQALKVDDLKAHAKKLGLDAPKFDACLDSGRMAAKVDADRKAGEALGLNGTPTFFIDGRPYVGSRPFETFQEVIDHTLSNKR
- a CDS encoding cytochrome c biogenesis protein ResB; its protein translation is MKKLLSNLASLKLTVVLVLLIGVVLSAGTILESMRGTEAAKAVYEASWLYALLMLFAVNVVCALVDRWPTNRWRIGFAITHLSMLLILAGALVTLVAKTEGQMPIWEGEQSNSILREKAGQQVPPITLPFAIRLDAFELDTYPGTGMPMQYRSRVRIVAGSAQTPGIIEMNKPLSYGGYSFFQSSYRIEEGRRATILSVSRDPGQPIVFVGYYLLVAGMIVVFATRLIQFRMAAATRAPVPLTIGLLAAAFALAAPARALEVPDAATVEKLRVLPVQHDGRTMPFDTQAREAIRKVTGMSSWPGVDHVAMAAGWAFDAQGWQSAPIVKVGGAALAQAAGLPPGTRYASFAQLLASQAFRQASAAAHEAEHEHEGRKPSNLDKDVLKLEGRLETLYGYFQGDAIHPFPSPDAKGAWRSAKGLRSAPELASVPDRVRASGAPSHYPDAKAIAREITYNKVRPGRIAWLLLLPAAIAAGLSVGDRRVRLRPIAAALLVAGFAAMTWGIALRWQIAGRVPASNMYESMLFLGWGVGLFGVVAVLLRQRLLLSNAAGMGALAMLLVDLLPMDPFIHPMMPVLSGTPWLAIHVPIIVVSYSVLAMATGLAHLVVGVEIFAPKRRDLSARWSELLYWYIHVGSILLIAGILTGSIWAASSWGRYWGWDPKEVWSLVAFLAYMAILHARFDEQIREFGVAVCSIAAFWTILMTYLGVNFVLASGLHSYGFGSSSLLQSMALVAAVEIAFLAWGWRARRGQEHGRRPHAPGREDLSIDSHAAR